ATTCCGACGCGCCGAAGCCGGCGCGTCACCGCGCCCCCGCGGCAAGTGTTGCTCCGCCGATGGAGGAAATTGACTCCGCTTGCACCTGCGCCGTCGAAGAGGCCGATCTTGGCTTCACTGCACCTCCTGAAACCGCGGTTTCGGTGACGGCCGGGCTGGCTGTGACTGCGTTTCCGATCGAGGACGAGGAGCCGGCCGCCCTGCCGGCCCTGCCCGAAACCGGCACCTACCACGTCCAGATTTCCGCGCCTTGGGAAGACGGCTATGCGGCGACCGACACGATCGTGATGACGGCGCCCGGAGCCACCGCCTGCGCGCCCGCTGCTCCGATGGTGCCGGAGGATAGCGTCATCCTCTCCGAGCCTGGATCGGCAGACCTCGATTTCCATCGTTATCAGCCACCGGCCCGCACACGGCCGGTGACTCGGATCGATGCGACGCGCGCCCTGCCGCAGCGGGGTCCAAGCCTTCTCGAGCGCCTGTCGATGCTCGCCCGCGGCGATGCCGATGGACGCAGCCGCTGGCACTGAGTCGGGTAAATCCTATTGCGGCGAGCAGTCGCTCGTCTCTCCAAGAAACTCTGTTCGAAGGACCACGCACATGGTGCTGAACATGCTGTTCAAGAATCCGACATCCGATCAGGCGGACCGGGAGCCGGCCGCGATGGCCGAGCTTCGACCGCGGATCTGCGTCGTCGGCGTCGGCGGTGCCGGCTGCAATGCCGTCCGGCACATGATCCGAAACGGCCTCGAGCGCGTCGACTTCGTCGCTGCAGACACCGACGTCCAGACGCTCGATGCGTCGCCGGCGTCCACCCGCATCCTGCTGCGCGAAAAGGTCAGCGGACGCATCGCAGCCGACCCGCGCCGGCAGTCACCCGCCGACCGCGAACTCGACGACGATATCGCCGAGGCCCTGCGGGGTGCGCAGATGTGCTTCATCGCGGCCGGCATGGGCGGCGGAACCGGAACCGGTGCTGCGATCCGCATCGCCTGCTGGGCACGCCGCAACAACATCCTGACCGTCGCAGCCGTGACCAAGCCGTTCCGGTTCGAGGGCAGCCGCCGCTATCTCGCCGCCGAGCGCGGCATCGAGGAATTGCGGCGCGCGGTCGACACGCTGATCGTGATCCCGAACCAGAATCTGCTGCACGGCGCGGCGCCCGACGCAACCGTCACCGCAGCCTTCGAGGCGGCGGACGCGGTGCTGGAGCAAGGCGTTCGTTCGATCACCGATCTGATCGTCAATCCGGGTATCGTGAACCTCGACTTCAACGATGTTCGCGGGATCATGGAAGGCATGGGCAAGGCAGTGCTTGGAACCGGGGAAGGCGAGGGTGCCGATCGTGCGGTGAAGGCAGCGCAGGCGGCGGTCGCCAATCCGCTGCTGGACGGCGCCCTGGACGGCGCCAATCACCTGATCATCTCGATCGTCGGCGGTGACGACATGCGGCTCGTCGAGATCGACGAAGCCGCCCGCTACATTACCAGCCGCGTTCATCCGGAAGCACAGATCATCTGGGGCTCCTCGCAGGACGTCGCGATGGACGGTCGCATCCGGGTCTCGGTGATCGCCACCGGCCTCGACGCGGCGGCGGGCAAAGCGCTGCGCCCGCGCCGCACCACATCGTGCCGGTTCCGCAAGCACCAGGCGCAGCCCAGCGCGATCTACAATCAGGGCTTTTACTTCAGCACCTGCCGCAATTGCGGCGAGGACATGATCCGTACCGGCAGCGATTGGCAAGCCGTTCCGAAGGGTCTGCGGGTGGTTTGGCCGGGAAGTGCACCGGCAGCCCGTAGCGCCCCGGCCTCCAAGCCGGCGCGTCGCGGCGCCCGGCGGGGGTGGTTGCGCCTCCGGGTGTCGCCTGTCTCTCTGGTCACCGCGGGTCTGCGCTGCGTCGGCTGGTTCGGGGGCGATGCCCTGCGTGCCGTGCGCGGGCGCTGGGCTGCGCGTAGCCGGCGCCGGGGCGTGTTGCTGCTTCCTGGCGCAGCCAGCTGACAGGAACTTTTGTTTGCCGGGATCGTCGCTTATGTGGTTTGTACAGTACATCCCGTAGGTTGTTTGAATCGCAAGTGTCAGCCACAGCGCCCGCCGTGGGCGGCATTTCGGCCGATGGGGGAGCGGCAATGGCAACAGAGGCGCAGGACAAGGCGGCGGTGGCGCTCTGTGTCATCGGCGGCACGTGTGCGCTCTTCGTGCTCGCTGCCTGGGCGATGAACGTCACCAGCCTGGCTGCCCTCGGCGGCCCTTACCCGACGCAGCCGCTGTCGGCACTCGGTTACCTTTGTCTTTCCGTGGCGATGCTGGCGGCGCTGCGCGGCAACGCGCGGTTGGCCGCAGCATTGCTGATCGTGCCCCTGCTGGTCGCTGCGACGACCTTGCTCCAGGATGCGACCGGCACCTCGATCGGCGCCGATTCATGGCTGTTCCCGACGGGTGTCGCCGAGCAGCAACTGGCCACGCCCGGGCGGCCGACCATTGCCGTGGCGGTAACCCTGCTGTTTCTCTCGGCCGGTCTGCTGCTCGCGATGCGGCCAGGCCTGCGCGCCGGGCAGGCCGTGGCCGCTCTCGCGATCGCCGCCTTTGGAACGATCGCCGTCGCCGGCGCCGCGATGCCGCTCTCGGGGCCGGTGAGCGATCCCGTCCTTCGCTATGTCGCCGCGCCTCTGCCCGCGTTGATCTGCGGCGCCGTGCTCTCGGTCGCGCTGCTCGGCTGGAGAGGCTCGGTGTGGGAAGGGCTATTTTCCGGGCTCGGCATGGACCGCACGATCCTGCAGGTCGTGCTGCCGCTGCTCGTCGTCACGCCGGTGGCGACCGAGTGGGTGGAGGAGCGGGTCAAGTCGCTGGGCGTGGATTCATCCATCTCCGGCGCGTTGGAGACGGCGCTCAACATTGCCGCGATGGCGGCGCTGCTGATCTGGGTGACGAGCAGGGCGTCGCGCGAGCAACGCGCCCGCCGTGCGCTGACCCGAGCGCTGGACTCCGCGCCGATCGCGCTCACCGATACGTCCGGCGCCGTGATCCACTGGTCGATGGGCTGTGAGCAGCTGTACGGCTGGACTCAGCAGGAGGCACGCGGACGGCAGAAGCACGACCTGCTCGGCTCGCGTGCGGCGGAAGGCACCGTCGACTGGGATCCCGACGCGGAGGGCTGGGAAGAGGAGTTGATCGAACGTCGCCGCGACGGATCGACCTTGAACGTGCTCGAGCGGGCCCGCCGGCTCGAGCCCCGGCACGGCGGCGAGCCGATCTACGTCTTGTCGATGACCGACATCAGCGCGCGCACCGAGGCCGAAGCGGCATTGAAAGCCAGCGAAGCCCGGCTGATGCTGGCCATGGAAGCGAGCGACATCGGCATTCTCGAATGGGATGCGGTCACCGGCCGATTCACCGAGTCTACCGGGAGCTGCCCGACCCTAGGTGTGGAGCGGGGGACCATGGCCGATCTGGGCTCGTGGCGCGAGCATGTCGATCCGGCGGACCGTGCCCGTGTCTTCGAGACGATCAACGCTGCGATTGCGAGACAAGCCCCACGCGTCCGCTTCCGTTATCGCTTCATCACTCCGGACGGCGGCCGGCGCATGCTCGAATCGAGCGCCGCCTGCTTCTACGATGCGGACGGCAAGCTGACCCGGATGATCTCGCTCTACATCGACGTCACAGAGCGGGAGGAATGGCAGAGCCGCCTGGCCCAGCTTCAGGAGGAGGTGATGCATGTCTCCCGCCTCAGCGCGATGGGCGAAATGGCCTCGGGGCTCGCGCACGAGCTCAATCAGCCGCTCACCGCCGTGGTCAATTTTCTCGGTACCGCGAAGGTGCTGCGCAGCGCCGGCGACGACAGCAAGATTGACGATCTTCTGGCAGGCGCGAGCCAGCAGGCGCTACGCGCGGGGCAGATCATCCGCCGCCTGCGCACCTTCGTCTCGCGCGGGACCGTTCAGGAGGAACTGACTCCGGTCGGCGAACTGATCGGGGATTCCGTGGCGCTGGCGCTGGCAAGCCGGGGCCGCAATGACGTCGATCTGCGGGTCGAGGCGGATGATCCCGATCTCCGCGTCTTCGCCGATCGGGTCCAGATCCAGCAGGTTCTGGTGAACCTGCTGCGCAACGCGGCCGAAGCGATGGGCGAAATGCCGCAGGAAGAGCGTCGGATCGTCGTCTCCGCGCAACCCGAAGCCGATGCCGAGCGTCTCGCCATCGCGGTGCGCGATACCGGCCCGGGTCTCAGCCCCGAGATGCTTGACAGGCTGTTCACGCCGTTCGTGTCGGGTAAGGAGGGAGGCATGGGCGTCGGGCTTTCGATCTGCAAGCGGATCGTGGAGGCCCATGGCGGAACGCTGACGGCCGAGAATAACGAGGATGGCGGCGCGACCTTCCGGTTCACGCTGCGAACAAGACCAGGAGGCCAGGAATGACCACGCGTACCATCTATGTCGTCGACGACGATGACGATGTCCGTCTCTCTCTCCAGTCTCTTCTCTCCGTCCTGCCGAACACCTTGGTCTGGGGCTTCCGGTCGGGCGACGCTTTCCTCGAGCGCGCCGAGGAGCTCGGACCCGGCGTAATCCTGCTCGATTATCACATGCCGGGTTCGACCGGGCTGGACGTGCTGAAGGCCATCCAGCCTTACGGGGCGAAGTTCGTCGCGGTAATTCTGACCGGGCATGGCGAAGTCAGCCTGGCGGTCGAGGCGATGAAATCCGGTGCGCTCGACTTCCTCGAGAAGCCGTACGAGCATGACGCACTGATCGAAGTCCTGAACAGCGCGTGCGGCCAGCTCGAGGAAAGCAGCGAGCAGACTGCGCGGGTCGACGCCGCCAAGGCGAAGATCGAGAAGCTTTCCGCACGAGAGGTCCAGGTGATGCACGGCCTGATCGCCGGGCGATCGAACAAGGTAATCGCCTACGATCTCGATCTCAGCCCGCGTACGATCGAAATCTATCGGGCCAACCTGATGGATAAGCTGGAAGTCACCAACCTGTCCGATATCCTGCGCATCGCGTTCACGGCCGGGCTGGTGCCGAGCGCCTGATCGGCCGCGCCGGCTCAGCCGGGCGCACGTGCTCTTGCGCTCGGCGGCGGTCGGATACCGGTGTCGACCTCCACGCAATTGCGGCCGCTCGCCTTCGCCTTGTAGAGCAGGCGGTCGGCGCGTCGCATGACCGCATGCTCGGTTTCGCCGGGACGGGCCGTGGCCACGCCGGCGGAAAAGGTGATCTGGCCGATCGGGGTCCCGGTCTCGCGATCCTTGAACGGGCTGGCCGCGACCGTCTCACGAGACGCATTCACCAACCTTGAGGTCACCGCGGAATTGCTTGCCGCGAACAGGACGGCGAACTCTTCGCCGCCGTAGCGTGCGACCATCGCGCCGCCGCAGGTCGCCTTGAGCACCTGTGCGACCAGCTTCAGCACCCGGTCGCCGACATCGTGGCCGTGAGTGTCGTTGATGGACTTGAAGCGGTCGATGTCGCAAAGCGCAACACTGATCGGGACGCCGGCCTCGCTCAGGGCAGCGTAGCGATCCTCGAACGCGCGGCGGTTCGACAGGCCGGTGAGCGCATCGGTCCGCGCTTCCGACTGGGCGTCGAGCAGCTTCTGCCGGAGTGCATTCGCTTCCTCCGTGGCCTGTTCGAGGCGTGCTTCGGCCAGACGGCTACGCTCGATCATCGTCTCGGTCAGGCCGACCAGGGCCGCGATCGAGGCGGGACCGGCACCGGCCGCGAGCTGCTCCGCGCCGAATTGGAGATCGCCCTGATAATCGCGCACCTCCTCGCGGGTCGAGGCAGCGACGTTGGCAAAGGCTTCGACCTGGCGGCGGGCGACGTGGATGAGATCCTGTGCGACGTCCCGCCCGCGCGCCTGCGCGGCCGGCACGATCGCGGTCCCGGGCGGGGCCCAGGCACCTGCGAGTTCGGCATGCACGGCTGCGAAATTCTCGGGGCTCGGGTCGAGACCGCGCGCGAACATTGTCTCGCCGATGGCGGCGAAGAGCCGGCGCTTTTCTGCCTGTTCGTCCATGCCGGTCATGACCGCATCGGCCTACCCATCCAG
The nucleotide sequence above comes from Sphingosinicella sp. BN140058. Encoded proteins:
- the ftsZ gene encoding cell division protein FtsZ, whose translation is MVLNMLFKNPTSDQADREPAAMAELRPRICVVGVGGAGCNAVRHMIRNGLERVDFVAADTDVQTLDASPASTRILLREKVSGRIAADPRRQSPADRELDDDIAEALRGAQMCFIAAGMGGGTGTGAAIRIACWARRNNILTVAAVTKPFRFEGSRRYLAAERGIEELRRAVDTLIVIPNQNLLHGAAPDATVTAAFEAADAVLEQGVRSITDLIVNPGIVNLDFNDVRGIMEGMGKAVLGTGEGEGADRAVKAAQAAVANPLLDGALDGANHLIISIVGGDDMRLVEIDEAARYITSRVHPEAQIIWGSSQDVAMDGRIRVSVIATGLDAAAGKALRPRRTTSCRFRKHQAQPSAIYNQGFYFSTCRNCGEDMIRTGSDWQAVPKGLRVVWPGSAPAARSAPASKPARRGARRGWLRLRVSPVSLVTAGLRCVGWFGGDALRAVRGRWAARSRRRGVLLLPGAAS
- a CDS encoding PAS domain-containing sensor histidine kinase, which translates into the protein MATEAQDKAAVALCVIGGTCALFVLAAWAMNVTSLAALGGPYPTQPLSALGYLCLSVAMLAALRGNARLAAALLIVPLLVAATTLLQDATGTSIGADSWLFPTGVAEQQLATPGRPTIAVAVTLLFLSAGLLLAMRPGLRAGQAVAALAIAAFGTIAVAGAAMPLSGPVSDPVLRYVAAPLPALICGAVLSVALLGWRGSVWEGLFSGLGMDRTILQVVLPLLVVTPVATEWVEERVKSLGVDSSISGALETALNIAAMAALLIWVTSRASREQRARRALTRALDSAPIALTDTSGAVIHWSMGCEQLYGWTQQEARGRQKHDLLGSRAAEGTVDWDPDAEGWEEELIERRRDGSTLNVLERARRLEPRHGGEPIYVLSMTDISARTEAEAALKASEARLMLAMEASDIGILEWDAVTGRFTESTGSCPTLGVERGTMADLGSWREHVDPADRARVFETINAAIARQAPRVRFRYRFITPDGGRRMLESSAACFYDADGKLTRMISLYIDVTEREEWQSRLAQLQEEVMHVSRLSAMGEMASGLAHELNQPLTAVVNFLGTAKVLRSAGDDSKIDDLLAGASQQALRAGQIIRRLRTFVSRGTVQEELTPVGELIGDSVALALASRGRNDVDLRVEADDPDLRVFADRVQIQQVLVNLLRNAAEAMGEMPQEERRIVVSAQPEADAERLAIAVRDTGPGLSPEMLDRLFTPFVSGKEGGMGVGLSICKRIVEAHGGTLTAENNEDGGATFRFTLRTRPGGQE
- a CDS encoding response regulator transcription factor, producing the protein MTTRTIYVVDDDDDVRLSLQSLLSVLPNTLVWGFRSGDAFLERAEELGPGVILLDYHMPGSTGLDVLKAIQPYGAKFVAVILTGHGEVSLAVEAMKSGALDFLEKPYEHDALIEVLNSACGQLEESSEQTARVDAAKAKIEKLSAREVQVMHGLIAGRSNKVIAYDLDLSPRTIEIYRANLMDKLEVTNLSDILRIAFTAGLVPSA
- a CDS encoding GGDEF domain-containing protein, with product MTGMDEQAEKRRLFAAIGETMFARGLDPSPENFAAVHAELAGAWAPPGTAIVPAAQARGRDVAQDLIHVARRQVEAFANVAASTREEVRDYQGDLQFGAEQLAAGAGPASIAALVGLTETMIERSRLAEARLEQATEEANALRQKLLDAQSEARTDALTGLSNRRAFEDRYAALSEAGVPISVALCDIDRFKSINDTHGHDVGDRVLKLVAQVLKATCGGAMVARYGGEEFAVLFAASNSAVTSRLVNASRETVAASPFKDRETGTPIGQITFSAGVATARPGETEHAVMRRADRLLYKAKASGRNCVEVDTGIRPPPSARARAPG